One segment of Cynocephalus volans isolate mCynVol1 chromosome 8, mCynVol1.pri, whole genome shotgun sequence DNA contains the following:
- the OVGP1 gene encoding LOW QUALITY PROTEIN: oviduct-specific glycoprotein (The sequence of the model RefSeq protein was modified relative to this genomic sequence to represent the inferred CDS: inserted 3 bases in 3 codons; deleted 1 base in 1 codon; substituted 1 base at 1 genomic stop codon) gives MGRLLLWAGLVLVLRHHYGAAYKLVCYFTNWAHSRPGPASVLPHDLDPFLCTHLIFAFASMNNSQIVAKDPQDEKILYPEFNKLKERNRELQTLLSIGGWNFGTSRFTTMLSTFANREKFINSVISFLRRQDFDGLDLFFLYPGLRGSPMRDRWTFVFLIEELLFAFQKEAQLTMRPRLLLTAAVSGVPHIIQTSYDVRLLGRFLDFINVLSYDFHGSWEKFTGHNSPLFSLPEDPKSSAYTMNYWRKLGVPSEKLIMGVPTYGRTFHLLTASKNGLQARAMGPASPGKYTQQPGFLAYYEICSFVQGAKKHWIEYQYVPYAYKGKKWVGYDDAISFSYKALFIKREHFGGAMVWTLDMDDVRGTFCGTGPFPLVHILNDLLVQAESSSTPLPQFWLSPAVNSSRTDHESLAVTKALTTDIKILPPGGEAVATEIQGKYENMTTIPQGGIVTPRRETVYLGKATVAPGGKTEVPGAETLIPVDHQSVATEGTSIALVYLQTMTPGKTTVAPRRKAVAPEKVIFPQKHVVTPDRQTMTLRAENXASQMHANTRMDGFGLXVEVENRMPSSGPITQLPIHSPLAFDXFVHIDGNHSSVSSITLPTSSLSXKKENPENSAMDQGEPYLYL, from the exons ATGGGGAGGCTGTTGCTGTGGGCTG GGCTGGTTCTTGTGCTGAGACACCACTATG GTGCTGCCTACAAACTGGTGTGTTATTTCACCAACTGGGCACATAGCCGACCAGGCCCTGCCTCAGTCTTGCCCCATGACCTGGACCCCTTTCTCTGCACCCACCTGATATTTGCTTTTGCCTCAATGAACAACAGTCAGATTGTTGCTAAGGATCCCCAGGATGAGAAAATTCTCTACCCAGAGTTCAACAAACTCAAGGAGAG GAACAGGGAGCTGCAAACACTACTGTCCATTGGGGGCTGGAACTTTGGCACCTCCAG GTTCACCACTATGTTGTCCACATTCGCCAACCGTGAAAAGTTTATCAATTCAGTCATATCCTTCCTGAGGAGACAGGACTTCGATGGTCTCGacctttttttcttgtatcctgGACTAAGAGGCAGCCCCATGCGTGATCGGTGGACTTTTGTCTTCTTAATCGAA GAGCTCCTGTTTGCCTTCCAAAAGGAGGCACAGCTCACCATGCGCCCGAGGCTGCTGCTCACTGCTGCTGTCTCTGGAGTCCCACACATCATCCAAACATCGTATGATGTGCGCCTTCTAGGAAG ATTCCTGGATTTCATCAATGTCTTGTCTTATGACTTTCATGGGAGTTGGGAAAAGTTCACAGGACATAATAGCCCcctgttctctcttcctgaagACCCCAAATCTTCg GCATACACTATGAATTATTGGAGAAAGCTTGGGGTGCCCTCAGAGAAGCTCATCATGGGGGTACCCACCTATGGACGTACCTTTCACCTCCTCACAGCCTCTAAGAATGGGTTGCAGGCCAGAGCAATGGGACCAGCATCTCCAGGGAAGTACACCCAGCAGCCTGGCTTTCTGGCTTATTATGAG ATTTGCTCCTTTGTCCAGGGAGCGAAGAAGCACTGGATTGAATATCAGTATGTCCCATATGCCTACAAGGGGAAGAAGTGGGTTGGCTATGATGATGCCATCAGCTTCAGTTACAAG GCATTGTTCATAAAGAGAGAACATTTTGGGGGGGCCATGGTGTGGACGTTGGACATGGATGATGTCAGGGGCACTTTCTGTGGCACTGGCCCTTTCCCCCTTGTCCACATATTGAATGATCTTCTCGTTCAGGCTG AGTCCAGTTCAACTCCTTTACCACAATTTTGGCTCTCACCTGCTGTGAATTCTTCAAGAACTGACCATGAAAGCCTGGCTGTGACCAAGGCATTGACCACCGATATTAAGATTTTGCCCCCAGGAGGAGAGGCTGTGGCCACTGAGATTCAGGGAAAGTATGAGAATATGACTACAATCCCCCAAGGTGGAATTGTGACCCCTAGAAGGGAAACTGTGTACCTTGGAAAGGCAACTGTAGCTCCAGGAGGGAAGACTGAAGTCCCTGGGGCAGAGACCTTGATCCCTGTGGACCATCAGTCTGTGGCCACTGAAGGGACGAGTATAGCCCTTGTGTACCTTCAGACTATGACACCTGGAAAGACAACAGTAGCC CCTAGAAGGAAGGCTGTGGCCCCTGAAAAGGTGATTTTCCCCCAGAAACATGTAGTCACCCCTGACAGGCAGACTATGACTCTAAGAGCAGAAA TGGCTTCTCAGATGCATGCTAACACTAGGATGGATGGCTTTGGTCTTTAGGTGGAAGTTGAAAACAGAATGCCATCCTCTGGCCCTATCACCCAGCTCCCAATACACAGTCCTCTTGCTTTTG ACTTTGTTCACATTGATGGGAACCATTCCTCTGTCAGCTCAATAACCCTTCCAACAagttctctct caaaaaaagaaaacccagaaaactCTGCTATGGACCAAGGAGAGCCTTACCTCTACTTGTAG